Genomic DNA from Halococcus hamelinensis 100A6:
CTAACAGCCGTAACATGGGCAATCTTCATCTACTGGCTGAACATCCCGCTATGAACGGAGCTCCCATTCAATTGGCTAGCGGTTCGCTCGGAGAAGGTATCGGAGTGTTGTTCGATCCTGTTATCATAGCCGTGATATTTGTTGGAACAGCTATTGGTATCGTCTTCGGTGCTATCCCTGGCTTTTCCGCTACGATAACGATCATACTTCTTACACCCGTCACTATCCCACTTCAGCCCGCTGTTGCACTGATTCTCCTCGTATCAGCGTATGGTGGTGCGGTCTACGGAGGATCTATCCCGGCTATTCTCATCAACACCCCAGGTGCACCCGGTTCAGTAGTGACTTGCTGGGATGGATACAAGCTCACTCAGCAAGGAAAAGCCGTCTATACACTTGCTGTTTCAGCGTTCGCCTCTGGTATGGCTGGGATACTCGCAGCTGCCGTACTCCTATTGGCGGCCCCGATCGTCGCCGAGTTCGCCCTCGAATTTGGGCCCCCCGAGATGTTCCTTCTGGCGATTTTCGCGCTAACGATCATTCCAGCAGTGAAGAACTCCTCGCTCAGTAAGGGACTACTTGCGGGGCTGTTCGGTCTCTTGGTTGCAACCGTTGGAAACGACCCGCAGCTTGCACAACCCCGGGCGACTTATGGGTTGACGATACTACAAAGTGGCCTCGATTATATCGTCATCCTCATTGGACTGTTCGTTCTGACAGAGATGATTCGACTCGCGATGCGGGGGTCGACAGCTGAAAAAGTGGAGGATGAGACACTCGGTGGCTACGATCAAGTAGTTGCTGGCGTCAAGGCAGTGATCGCTCGCCCAGTTGATTTCCTTCGTTCAACGGCTATCGGGGCATTTGTCGGGTCGCTGCCGGGCGCAGGAGCTGATGTCGCCAACTTCGTCTCATACAACGAAGCTCAACGATGGTCGGGCGAAGAGAAATCCGCACTCTATGGAACGGGAATAATTGAGGGGGTCATCGCTGCTGATTCGAGCAACAATGCCACTCAGGGTGGGGCGCTCATCCCGACATTAACCCTTGGCATTCCTGGAAGCGGATCAACAGCAGCATTAATCGGGGCGCTCGCTATCCACGGCCTGAATCCCGGCCCAGGACTCTTCCAACGCTCTGGACCGATCGTCTACGCGATGATACTCTCGTTGTTCCTCGGAAATATACTCATAATTGTCTATGGACTCCCCGGCTCACGATACTTCGGGAAAGTAGCCTATATCCCGGTTCGTTTCATTATCCCGATCGTAACTGTGCTCGCGGTAGTCGGGGCATTTGCAGTGCGGAATGCACCATTCGACCTGTATGTCATACTCGTCGTCGGCGTCCTTGGACTCGTCTTTGTCAAGTACGACTATCCACTCGTCAGTCCCGTACTCGGGGTTATTGTCGGTGATATCGCTGAAACGGGGTTCGCACGAGGATGGCTACTGAACAGCGAAAGTTGGAGTGCTTTCATCACTAATAGTGGAGTGTCCATCGGCCTCACCGTTCTGATCTCCCTCTCACTCTTGACAACGATAGTCGGAAACTACCGCAAAGGACAAAGCAATTAGACCCGGATAAGCAGGGGAATACGCCGTGTTGAGGTTAGTAGGAACCATCCGCTCGCGAGAACGGAAACACATGCGGCTTGAATTATCCACTGGGTAGCAAATAGGGCAGTGGTATGACCAATCAAGACGGCTGACGGTACACCCTGATGCCGCCATCCCTGAAGCGATGGTTTATAGCAGGTCAAACGACCAGACCAGTGACGATTGGTTACACAAGGATTTTGTGGAGTTGATGCTGGTGTTTTTTACGCTGGCTAACGGTATCTCCTCTATCGTTATGCAAACAGCCACCTATCACGGCAAAGGCGACGTTCGCATCGAAGAACGACCTGATCCGGAGGTCAAGAACGCGACTGATGCCGTCGTTCGTATCACCCATACCGCTATCTGCGGGTCAGATCTTTGGTACTACCGCGGACAGCGCGACCATCCCGAGAATTCACCTATCGGTCACGAACCGATGGGTATCGTCGAGGACGTTGGCGATGCCGTTCGTCATGTCGAACCCGGGGACCGTGTACTTGCACCATTCACTATCAGTTGTGGTTCCTGTGAGTTCTGTCGGAAGGGACTCACTACCTCTTGTGTGAATGGTTCCTCCTGGGGTGGCGACGAAAGCGGAGCGCAGGGAGAAAAGATCCGTGTGCCTCATGCTGGTGGAACCCTGGTTCGGGTACCTGATCGATACAAGGACAACGAAAAGACACTCGAAGCGCTTCTGCCGCTTACTGACGTCATGTGTACCGGCCATCATGCTGCCGTCAGTGCTGGCGTCGATACCGGTGATACCGCCGTCGTCATCGGGGATGGAGCCGTTGGGTTATGCGGCGTTCTTGCCTCAAAACGCCGTGGAGCTGAACGAATCATCGCGATGGGACACCACGAGGACCGCCTCGAGATCGCCGAATCGTTCGGTGCGACCGAGATAATCTCAGCGCGCGGCGAGCAGGCTATCACGGAGGCTCGTGACCAAACCTACGGTGGTGCGGACCACGTTCTCGAATGCGTCGGCACGGAATCATCGATGGAGACAGCCGCCGCAGTTGCTCGACCGGGCGGGTCAGTCGGCTACGTCGGCGTCCCAATGGGTGTCAAAGATACTGAGTTTCTCCGGACTATGTTCAGCAAGAACATCTCGCTCGCTGGTGGTATCGCTCCAGCTCGGAGTTACATCGATGACCTCATGAACGATATACTACAGGGAACACTTGACCCATCACCGGTGTTCACAAAGACCGTCGAGCTTGATGATATCCCTGAAGGATATCGAGCGATGGATGAACGCAACGCAGTGAAAGTGATGGTGAAAGTCGACAGATCCGGCTAATTCGATCGCGAGCAAGCCTGTAGTCCCCTATACTCCCCTCCTAAACCTCCGACGCAGCACTATAAACGTAAGCTGCGCCTTTTGAACACCATCACTTAAACGATCTCTCCGATTCCCCATCGATGATGTGTTCCTCATTCGAAAGATGAGGCGCTCATCCTCGTTCAGTTGGGAAAACCCGCGAACTGCAGATTCAGAAGCCTTGCTTCTCCTGTCGTCGATCACTACGCTACTGACAGGGCTCCTCTCTTAGAAATCGTCCTCAAAGCGATGCAAGCAGTCCACCAATCCTCGATAGTGAGAGAGTTTTTCATTCCCAAAATAGAACGTGGAAATTGTGCCGCCGGACGATTTACAGGTCATTACTGGTTCACTATCGTCCTCGGAGTCGGGTTGAGTCATCCATTCGCCTCTCCTCAGTGGCTGAGTCGTGATCGACTCCGAGGAGAGTATTCACCGATTCACTATGCGTTCGTCGAAGAGGCTCGGAGAGCGCCTGTTGTGAAATGCTGAGGGGGGGCTACTTCCGCAGAAGTAGCGGATAACCTAGATATCTCAGAATCGCCTGCCTTCGTTACCTCGATCAGTGCTTCTCGCTCGGTTAAGTTCGGTAATAGCGGTATCTGCTTCTGACTTTGACGGTATTCATCTGTCGTTCGTGAGACAAGTAGCTATCCATCGATCCACCCCAAGTGACTCATCGAGAAGAGTGATCAATAGAACCTGTGACCGATAGGAGGCTTCCTATTCGTACGGTCTCATAAGTTTGACAGCAACAGTCACATACTGTACCACGATATTTTTATACAGTGACGAACGTGTAAGGCCGTGGGAGATCTCTACGACCAGACCCAAGACGAAATTGCACCGATCGACCTCAGGTTTTCAGGCGACGAACTCGAGGCGGAACTCGACCGTATCACGTCGTTCATCGACGAACAGGTCGCAAAACAAAACGTCGAAGGGGTCGTCGTCGGACTCTCGGGGGGTATCGACAGTACGGCGGTCGCTCACCTCGCCGTTGAGGCGCTCGGCGTCGAGGCGGTCCATGGTCTCGTTCTCCCCCGTGAAGTGAACCGGGACAAGAATATGAATGATGCTGAGCAGGTCGCCACCGATCTCGGGATCACTTACGATGTCGTCGAGATCGACCCTCTCTTAGAGCAATTCCTCGATCTCGAGATGGGTGAGAACCCAGAGACCACTGAGGAAGAATGGGAACATCGTTTCGTTGGAAACACGAGCGCTCGCATCCGAATGACTATCGCATACCTTCTCGCCAACCGCGAGAACAAACTCGTGCTCGGGACGGGCAACCGGGTCGAACTCGGGCTTGGCTACGTCACCAAATATGGCGACGGCGGTGTTGACTGCAACCCTATCGGTGACCTCTACAAACAGCAGGTCCGCCAGCTCGCTGCCCACTTCGGCGTTGACGAATCACTCGTCCAGAAGACCCCGACCGGTGGAATGGTCGATTACGATACTGATGAGGAGGAGTTCGGTGTAGATTACGATACTCTCGATGCCATTCTTGCACTTGCTTTTGACGACGGCACTCCGGTGTCAGCAGCCGCACGTATTGCTAACACCACTCCCGAAGTCATCGAACAGATAGTGGAAATGAAACGAGGTAGCGAACACAAACGAACAGTACCTCCTACACCAGCCGATACTGAGTGAAAACGCGATAAGACCGGGATTAGCGTTCGATCTGTGATGAGCCATTGCATCGCTCTACGTGCTGTGTTCACAATGACAAGTCCTGTATGAACTCCTGATCGACCTTCTTCGGAGGTATGAACGTGGCTACGACTGGAATGTTATTAGCTGGGCTCACCAGATAGCAGCCGTATCCCTTAGTAGCAGCCATCTTCAAGCGTCGGCACACTGCTCACGGACGACTGAAATTTCGGGAGCGAGCGGAGTAACTGGACTTTGTCGGGGTCATCGTCGACTCGTTACCCGATTGCCGGATAATGGCCAACCCTTGCGAACTAAGACCGTGGTTACTTAACGCATGAATGTTTGCGGAGCATGTGAGTAAAGCACTTCCCGCAAGACGAGCTCGGATGAAATAAATAAGTACAATGAGATATCTATCGAACGCAGCCGAGGAATTCAACCCGATAGTTTTGCTCACGTCTCTCTCGATTCTGGTTTCCATGACCGTGGTCATCGTTGGCTGGCCGGATGCCACCACGGCGACACTGTCGAGCCTCAACGAGACGATCATCACGAACGGCAGTTGGTTCTATCTTTGGCTGGTGTTCCTTTCGTTCGTGTTCCTTCTCTACGTTATACTGGGACCATGGGGGCGTATCACCCTCGGTAGTTCGGACGAGAAGCCCGAATACTCGTATCCGGAATACCTCGCGATGATGTTTACCGCCGGACTATCCTCCGGTGGATTAGAGTACTGGGGGCCCGTCGAACCGCTGGTACAGTATCAGACACCACCGCCGTTTTTCGGGTCCGGTTTGACCGGGTGGGAGCAAATAACCGGGGGGCTTCAGTACGCGATTTTCCACTACGGAACCTCTGCGTGGTCCGTCTATCTCGTGTTCGGTGTTCTGATATCGTATTTCGTTTACCGAAAGGACATGCCGGTGAGACCCGCAGTCATCCTCGCACCGTTTCTGGGTACGGACAACATCGACGGCTGGATGGGGAAAGCGGTCGATACCCTCTCCGTGGTGGTCGCGGTGAGCGGAATCACGGTTTCGTTCGGACTCGGCATCGACCAGTTTCTTTCCGGCCTCTCGTATAACTGGGGCCTTCAAACCGGCGGGCTCGGCGAAACCGTCCTCATACTGCTCGTTACTTCGCTGTTCCTCGTTTCAGTGCTACTGGGGATACAGAAGGGAATTCGACGACTCGCTGACCTCAACGTCGTTCTCCTCGTTTTCCTCACGGTGGCGTTTTTGGTATTCGGCCCGTTGTCGTTTCTCCTCAACGTCGGCACCGGTGCGATTCAGGGGTATATAACCGATTTCGTCGGGATGAGTCTGTTCTTCGATCCCAATGCTGTCGGCTGGCTTAGCTCCTGGACGGTGTTCTTCTGGGCGTGGTGGCTCACGTTTGCACCCATGATCGGGGTGTTCATGGCGCGAATTTCCCGTGGTCGGACACTGAGGCAGGTCGTCGTTGCAGGTATCATGGGATCGTTTGCGCTCACTGTCCCGTGGTATACGGCTACCGGTGGGTCCTCACTCTGGTTGCAAACCACTGGACAGGCCGACTTGCTGGGTATATACTCGGAGTTCGGTTTAGCAGGCGTGAGTTTCGGGGTTTTCGACCAAATACTCCCGTTCGCTGACGTTTTCTCGGTCGTTCTGCTACTCCTCGTGCTGAGCTTTCTGATCACGACGCTTGATTCGGCGACACTCAGTTTCTCCATCATCGCCACCGGCGGGGAGAAATCGCCGACGGCGTTCAATCGGGTCATCTGGGGCGTGATTCTGAGCGCGCTCACGGTCGCGCTCAGCCTCGCTGGCGGGATCTCGATACTTCGCTCGTTCACCGTCGTTGTCGGGCTGCCTGCGGCCGGTTTGTGTACGATTGCGCTGTTCGGTGCGATCGTCCAGCTCGAACGTGATTTCCCGGTTCTGGTCGGCGAACGGAAATACGCAGGAACGACTATTGTCTCGAAGGTGAACAGTGCGTTACCGAATCGGGAGGCGAATACGAAAGAGTCGGATGATTGATACCGTGCCCTAACCGAGGGAATGAGTATGACATTCAAACCGCCGACCGACGCTGAGTTGGCCGAGATCGCTGAGGAGCTGGGAATTTATTATACGGATGCCGATATCGCTGTCTACAAGCGCTTCATCGATAGAATACTGGACGACATTGAGTGGGTTGCTAGAGGGACGACTCCCCAGTTTGCTCCCCATGACATCGACTACTCGGATCGGGAGTTCGGACATAAGCCCACTCCCGAAAACAACCCCTACAACGCATGGATAACGAAGTGTCGGGTGGAGGGTGCGAAAAACGGTCCGCTTGCCGGAAAGACAGTGGGCCTCAAGGACAACATCTCGCTTGCGGGCGTCGAGATGACGTGTGGCTCCCGACTGCTGAACGGCTATCGGCCGGGTATCGATGCAACCGTCGCCACGAGGTTGCTCGAATCCGGTGCGGAGATCACGGGAAAGCTCAACATGGAGAGTTTCTCCTTTTCCACATCGAGCGACAGCTCGGACTACGGGAAGGTAACGAACCCGTGGGATCGAAACTACATTGCCGGTGGGTCATCCAGTGGAAGTGGTGTCGCACCGGCCATCGACGAGGTGGACATCGCGGTCGGAACCGACCAGGGTGGTTCGATCCGCGTTCCAGCGGCCTGTTGTGGTATCGTCGGACTCGATCCCACGACCGGTCTCGTCCCGTACACGGGGATCTTTCCCCTCGATAATACCATGGATCACGTCGGCCCGATGGCGAAGACCGTCAAAGAGACCGCTGTCGCACTCGAAGTCATGGCTGGTAACGATGGACTGGACTCCCGACAGCCACCGTCGCTCGATACGGATACCTATACCGAGGGACTCGTCGAGGACGTGACCGACATCGAGATCGGCGTTCTCGCCGAGGGGTTCGAACACGACGAAAGCGAGCAGGTGGTCAGTGATGCAGTTCGGGACGCGATCGCCACCTTCGAAGATCTAGGGTCCACGATCCGATCGGTTTCCGTTCCCCTCCATGACAAGGCATCCAAATTCGCGTTCGTCATCTGGGGCTATGGAGGGTTGCAGATCTACAAACAGTCGGGCCAAGGGTCATTGTACAAAGACTGGTACAACACCGAGCTCATGGAGACGTTCAAGCGATCCAAAAATACTAGCATGAACGAACTCTCGGACACCGAGAAAGCGATACTATTGGCTATGGGATACTTCGACCACGGATATCCGGACCCGATATATGGGAACTCCCAAAACCTCAGTTTGGAACTCCAGCGGAAATACGACGAAGTATTCGAAGACGTGGACGTTATTGCCCTTCCGACGATCCCGATGAAACCGTTCGAAATGGACGGGGCGAACGACCGCGTCGACCGGCTTTTGCGTGAATCCCACCTCACCAAGAACACGTCCCCATTCAGTACGACGAATCATCCGTCGATCTCCATTCCGGTTGGAACGGTCGATGGCCTACCTGTCGGTCTCCAGCTGGTCGCGGACCATTTCGAGGAAAAGAAGCTGATCCGTGTCTCCTATACGCTTGAGCAGAACATCGATTGGAAGGACCGAACGTATAGCACCTGAAGGGTTTTAGCGCGACGTCCCGGCTCGATAACTCGTTTATACGTCGTGGATCAGGTCGCGCTCGCGTGGTTACCGATGGGATGGGTAGTTGACTCCGTAGCGATCAGCACGTCATTGGTCGGGTCGTGAACCCCCCCACCGTCTCACGTCCCAACCCTGAACAGGTTCCAAGCGAGAGAGCGTTGTTCGACTCTCATCCCGAAAAGTATGGGCGATAAGAACTCTCATTTCAGGACGGCTCTCTCCGCACCGAAAGCTCGTTCAGCGACGTACATCACCGATTAGCTTGCCAGAACAAGCACCATCACTAATACGATGTGGACTTCAGATGTAGTAGGAAGAAAGGGGTCGGTTTCCAACATGCTCCAAAGGGAGGGGTTTGCGCCAGTATCGAGCGCTGAACACCCGAGCGACGGGAGAGCAGCGAACCGGATCAGTAACCATCATGACCATGTTAGATTTCCTCGACACACCAAGCCGTACCACAAAACCACGCGATGCCGGAATCACCCACGCACTCGACGCCGGGAAGGGCCCACAGGAGGTACGTGACCAGCTCGACGTCTGTGGGGAGTTCGTCGATATCGTGAAACTCGGCTGGGGGACCGGCTACGTCTCGAATCGGCTCGAAGAGAAACTGGCGCTGTACCGACGCCGCGACATCACGCCGTGTTTCGGCGGCACCCTGTTCGAGGTGGCGGTCATGCAGGACCGCTTCGAGCCGTTCCGCGAGAAATTGCTGGACCTCGACATCGACCTCGTCGAGGTGTCGACCGGGGTCATCTCACTCGATCACGACGAGAAATGTGAGTACATCGAGCGTCTCGCCGAGGATTTCACCGTGCTCTCGGAGGTCGGTCGCAAGGATGGCGACGACAATCTCGACCTCGATGCGTGGGGCGACCGTGCGGTCCGCGAGCGCGAGGCGGGCGCGTGGAAGATCGTCGCCGAGGGCCGTGCGAGCGGATCGACCGGCGTCTACGGGACCGACGGAGACGTGCGCGACGACGTGGTCGAACGACTCACCGGCGACCTCGATCCCGAAGAGATCGTCTTCGAGACGCCACAGCGGAGCCAGCAGGTCTGGTTCATCGAACAGCTCGGCCCGTCGGCGAACCTCGGGAACATCGAACTCGACGACGCAATCGGACTAGAGACGCTCCGGCAGGGACTCAGAGGTGACACGGCGGAGCTGTTCCACGGTACGGAGGGCAGTCCCACGGAGGACGGACGCTGTCTCGACGATATCGCCGACGGATCCGGGTGTACGGAAATCTGGGAGCACCTCTCCGAACAGCGCCAGTCATCCGACGAACAGCGCGTTGAAAGTGAATAACTCGACACACAATGACTGCCAACACCACAACTGCGACCGAAACCGAAGCGGCACTGAACATCGACGGCGAACACATCTTCCATCTGGCGATCCCTACCGATGATATCGACGCCGCCGAGGCGTTTTACATCGACGGAATGGGCGCTAAAAAGGCCAGGCGGAAGGACGACCGTCTCACGATGGACTTCTACGGCGACCAGATAGTCTGTCACAAGGCCTCGCCCGAAGACATCGACGAGGACGTGACGATGTATCCGCGTCACTTCGGGATGACGTTCACCGACGAAGCCGACTTCGAGGCACTCGTCGAGCGCGCCGAGACCCACGATCTCCCCTTCTTTGAGGAACCGATGCGTCGGTTCGAAGGTGAGCACGACGAACACCGAACGTTCTTCCTCCGAGACCCCTCGAATAACCTCCTCGAATTCAAGTGGTACGAGAACAACGAGAACATGTATTGATGGAAGTCACCGTTCGTTCACCACCCGAAGCCGACGAGATCGTCACTAACGACGATGCCGTCGTGGTGGTCGATGCCCTACGGGCGAGCGCGACGGTCATCGCACTGCTCGAAGCCGGTGCGGAGTCGGTTCGACCGGTTGTTTCCGTTGATGATACGGATATTCCGGACGACGTGCTCACGGCGGGCGAGCACCATGGCGAGCGTCTCCCCGGATTCGACTTCGGCAACTCACCACGCACGGTTCGTAGACATGCCGATCGCGTGGCGGGCAACCGAGTCGTCATCCAGACCACGAATGGCACGAACTGCGTTCGCCGGTTCGACCACGCTGCCGACGTACTGATGGGCTCGGTAGTGAACGCCCGAGCGCTAGCCGACACCATCGGCAGAACCATTCCGGACTCACGCCGGGTGATCGTCGTTCCCGCATGGCGACGGGGCGACTACGCTCCCGAAGACCGATATGCCGCCGAAACACTCGTGCGAGCAATTGAGCGTGCACTCGGACGTAACCTGTCGCCGTACTCCAATCGCTTCAAGAAGACCGACGCTGTAACCGTCTTCCGCGAGTCCGCCACTGGTGAATTTCTTACTGACAAGGGTGCTGAACAAGACGTTCGATTCTGTGCTCGACGAAATGAGTTCGACGCTGTCCCCTTCCTCCGCGAGGAGGGTTTTGTCGATCGAACCCGGTCAAGAGAAGAATAACCACGGGTCTCTATTGGGTGGAGGACCAATCATCGTGCACGCAGTCGGAACTGGTCTTAGCAGCTCGCCTGTCGTCTCGTGTCGCTCGTTGTTTTCGGGATGGGGTTTCCGACTGCTTCGAGCTGTGGTCAGGGAGATGGTCGAACGACCACTCCGCTTCGGTCCGGCGACATCCCACACCATTCACCACCAGATCGAGGATCGAGCAGCCCGTTTGGAAGAGAGTGACGACCAGCAAAGGGCTTCGTGAGGTACTGATCCCTCCGTTCACCTCGTTCATCGACGTGGGAATCGTCCGGTGGTACCCCCCACGGCAGTTTAAGCAGCTCCAGTCTATATTTCGAGGCATGGCTACGACTGGCCCGGAGTCAGTGGTACGGAGGTATTACGAGTTCGTGGACGCGGCTCGCTATGACGACCTCGTGGAGCTATTCGCCGAAGACGTCCGCTACGAACGGCCGGGACAGCCTCCTATCGAAGGACGGGATGCGCTCAGGGAGTTCTATGAATCGGGTCGCCCGCTCGAAGACGGCACCCACGAGATTCACAGCGTGATCGTCGAGGGCCCCACCGCGGCGGTCCGGGGTTCGTTCAGTGGGAATCGACATGGCGAGCAGGTCCGGTTTGGGTTTGCCGACTTCCACGAGTTCGAGGACGAGGTGATCACACGCCGCTACACCTACACCGACCGCGATGAAGTATAACCTCTGGTATGCCACGTTACGAATGTACCGAGTGTGAGTGGACGGGTGAAACGCTGTTCGATGCACTCGATCACGCAGAGGATCACGAGGTTCGCCTTGCTGGGAAGTAGTCGCCATCTTCTCCATCTCCTACCCAACCCCCAACGGATGCTCATCTTCCAGTTTCGTGAGACGCAAAGTGCCAGCTAAACCACGGCAGTGCTGTTGATGATAGGTAGAAACTACGAGAACAGTCAGCGGTACATAGCGACCGATGTGTGCGGCCCTATAGTGTTGTTTCCAGCCCTCATAGTGTAGTGTTCAGAGGAGAACATGGTGTGTGCTGTTGAGATGTTCCGCCCCTGTCGACCCTGCAGTGTGTCTGGCACTTGCAGGCTATCCGCTTTCCCTCTAGAGGTTCCCATTCTCATCCCGATCTCAATCATGGGAGAAGAAAGCGTCGAGAAGAAAGCCGAACAGATCGGTCCACAGAAACAGGACCGCCAACCAGGAACCGAAGAGGAGATGCAACCACCCGCGGATTTCATCCGTAACAGCTACAACGGAAGCGACAAGCTTGCGGGAAAAGTTGCACTAGTGACCGGTGGTGATAGCGGTATCGGGCGTGCCGTCGCCGCCCATTTCGCTAGGGAGGGGGCGGACGTCGCTGTGCTCTATCTCGACGAGCATGACGACGCTCAAACAACCAAGGAGATGGTTGAGGACGAGGGGCAAGAATGCCTCTTGATCGACGGAGATGTGCGTGATAGCGCCTTCTGCGAAGCCGTTGTTGAAAAGGTCCTTGACACACTCGGTGAGATCAACGTTCTAGTCAACAACGCAGCTCAGCAAGTCGTCAAGACCGACCTCACCGAGATCGCCGACGAACAGTGGGAAGAGACCTTCAACATCAACATTCACGGCTACTTCTATCTCACACGAGCCGTCCTTCCTCATCTGAACGAGGGCGATACGGTGATCAACACGACGTCGATCAATGCTTTCGTCGGCAACGACATGCTGATCGA
This window encodes:
- a CDS encoding tripartite tricarboxylate transporter permease, whose translation is MNGAPIQLASGSLGEGIGVLFDPVIIAVIFVGTAIGIVFGAIPGFSATITIILLTPVTIPLQPAVALILLVSAYGGAVYGGSIPAILINTPGAPGSVVTCWDGYKLTQQGKAVYTLAVSAFASGMAGILAAAVLLLAAPIVAEFALEFGPPEMFLLAIFALTIIPAVKNSSLSKGLLAGLFGLLVATVGNDPQLAQPRATYGLTILQSGLDYIVILIGLFVLTEMIRLAMRGSTAEKVEDETLGGYDQVVAGVKAVIARPVDFLRSTAIGAFVGSLPGAGADVANFVSYNEAQRWSGEEKSALYGTGIIEGVIAADSSNNATQGGALIPTLTLGIPGSGSTAALIGALAIHGLNPGPGLFQRSGPIVYAMILSLFLGNILIIVYGLPGSRYFGKVAYIPVRFIIPIVTVLAVVGAFAVRNAPFDLYVILVVGVLGLVFVKYDYPLVSPVLGVIVGDIAETGFARGWLLNSESWSAFITNSGVSIGLTVLISLSLLTTIVGNYRKGQSN
- a CDS encoding zinc-dependent alcohol dehydrogenase family protein, yielding MQTATYHGKGDVRIEERPDPEVKNATDAVVRITHTAICGSDLWYYRGQRDHPENSPIGHEPMGIVEDVGDAVRHVEPGDRVLAPFTISCGSCEFCRKGLTTSCVNGSSWGGDESGAQGEKIRVPHAGGTLVRVPDRYKDNEKTLEALLPLTDVMCTGHHAAVSAGVDTGDTAVVIGDGAVGLCGVLASKRRGAERIIAMGHHEDRLEIAESFGATEIISARGEQAITEARDQTYGGADHVLECVGTESSMETAAAVARPGGSVGYVGVPMGVKDTEFLRTMFSKNISLAGGIAPARSYIDDLMNDILQGTLDPSPVFTKTVELDDIPEGYRAMDERNAVKVMVKVDRSG
- a CDS encoding NAD+ synthase is translated as MGDLYDQTQDEIAPIDLRFSGDELEAELDRITSFIDEQVAKQNVEGVVVGLSGGIDSTAVAHLAVEALGVEAVHGLVLPREVNRDKNMNDAEQVATDLGITYDVVEIDPLLEQFLDLEMGENPETTEEEWEHRFVGNTSARIRMTIAYLLANRENKLVLGTGNRVELGLGYVTKYGDGGVDCNPIGDLYKQQVRQLAAHFGVDESLVQKTPTGGMVDYDTDEEEFGVDYDTLDAILALAFDDGTPVSAAARIANTTPEVIEQIVEMKRGSEHKRTVPPTPADTE
- a CDS encoding BCCT family transporter, producing the protein MRYLSNAAEEFNPIVLLTSLSILVSMTVVIVGWPDATTATLSSLNETIITNGSWFYLWLVFLSFVFLLYVILGPWGRITLGSSDEKPEYSYPEYLAMMFTAGLSSGGLEYWGPVEPLVQYQTPPPFFGSGLTGWEQITGGLQYAIFHYGTSAWSVYLVFGVLISYFVYRKDMPVRPAVILAPFLGTDNIDGWMGKAVDTLSVVVAVSGITVSFGLGIDQFLSGLSYNWGLQTGGLGETVLILLVTSLFLVSVLLGIQKGIRRLADLNVVLLVFLTVAFLVFGPLSFLLNVGTGAIQGYITDFVGMSLFFDPNAVGWLSSWTVFFWAWWLTFAPMIGVFMARISRGRTLRQVVVAGIMGSFALTVPWYTATGGSSLWLQTTGQADLLGIYSEFGLAGVSFGVFDQILPFADVFSVVLLLLVLSFLITTLDSATLSFSIIATGGEKSPTAFNRVIWGVILSALTVALSLAGGISILRSFTVVVGLPAAGLCTIALFGAIVQLERDFPVLVGERKYAGTTIVSKVNSALPNREANTKESDD
- a CDS encoding amidase, translated to MTFKPPTDAELAEIAEELGIYYTDADIAVYKRFIDRILDDIEWVARGTTPQFAPHDIDYSDREFGHKPTPENNPYNAWITKCRVEGAKNGPLAGKTVGLKDNISLAGVEMTCGSRLLNGYRPGIDATVATRLLESGAEITGKLNMESFSFSTSSDSSDYGKVTNPWDRNYIAGGSSSGSGVAPAIDEVDIAVGTDQGGSIRVPAACCGIVGLDPTTGLVPYTGIFPLDNTMDHVGPMAKTVKETAVALEVMAGNDGLDSRQPPSLDTDTYTEGLVEDVTDIEIGVLAEGFEHDESEQVVSDAVRDAIATFEDLGSTIRSVSVPLHDKASKFAFVIWGYGGLQIYKQSGQGSLYKDWYNTELMETFKRSKNTSMNELSDTEKAILLAMGYFDHGYPDPIYGNSQNLSLELQRKYDEVFEDVDVIALPTIPMKPFEMDGANDRVDRLLRESHLTKNTSPFSTTNHPSISIPVGTVDGLPVGLQLVADHFEEKKLIRVSYTLEQNIDWKDRTYST
- a CDS encoding phosphosulfolactate synthase, with translation MTMLDFLDTPSRTTKPRDAGITHALDAGKGPQEVRDQLDVCGEFVDIVKLGWGTGYVSNRLEEKLALYRRRDITPCFGGTLFEVAVMQDRFEPFREKLLDLDIDLVEVSTGVISLDHDEKCEYIERLAEDFTVLSEVGRKDGDDNLDLDAWGDRAVREREAGAWKIVAEGRASGSTGVYGTDGDVRDDVVERLTGDLDPEEIVFETPQRSQQVWFIEQLGPSANLGNIELDDAIGLETLRQGLRGDTAELFHGTEGSPTEDGRCLDDIADGSGCTEIWEHLSEQRQSSDEQRVESE
- a CDS encoding VOC family protein, translating into MTANTTTATETEAALNIDGEHIFHLAIPTDDIDAAEAFYIDGMGAKKARRKDDRLTMDFYGDQIVCHKASPEDIDEDVTMYPRHFGMTFTDEADFEALVERAETHDLPFFEEPMRRFEGEHDEHRTFFLRDPSNNLLEFKWYENNENMY
- a CDS encoding 2-phosphosulfolactate phosphatase; its protein translation is MEVTVRSPPEADEIVTNDDAVVVVDALRASATVIALLEAGAESVRPVVSVDDTDIPDDVLTAGEHHGERLPGFDFGNSPRTVRRHADRVAGNRVVIQTTNGTNCVRRFDHAADVLMGSVVNARALADTIGRTIPDSRRVIVVPAWRRGDYAPEDRYAAETLVRAIERALGRNLSPYSNRFKKTDAVTVFRESATGEFLTDKGAEQDVRFCARRNEFDAVPFLREEGFVDRTRSREE
- a CDS encoding nuclear transport factor 2 family protein, which translates into the protein MATTGPESVVRRYYEFVDAARYDDLVELFAEDVRYERPGQPPIEGRDALREFYESGRPLEDGTHEIHSVIVEGPTAAVRGSFSGNRHGEQVRFGFADFHEFEDEVITRRYTYTDRDEV